The following coding sequences are from one Gemmatimonadota bacterium window:
- a CDS encoding ChaN family lipoprotein, with protein sequence MLTLLLALAVTAPADTIPALWTPHRVYDAKHKRYADLEQMAAEAASSDVIFFGEQHDDGNAHRLERSLLEAVSRRRSDVIVSLEMFERDVQGLLDDYLAGKIDEPTFLKTARPWPNYNADYRPLVEFAKAKGWRVIAANVPRPIASAVSKQGLAAAIGALPDSSRRWAAADFGCPKDDYFERFGQSMGGHGPSTPEGMMRFYEAQCVKDETMAESIVRARSAGGSPLVIHMNGAFHSDYRDGTAERVARRGVKKITVLSAIPVPNLDTIEPKAERKKGEWLFFTLRVPKEPAAAAPAAPTAK encoded by the coding sequence ATGCTGACACTTCTCCTTGCCCTCGCCGTGACCGCGCCGGCCGACACGATTCCGGCGCTCTGGACCCCGCACCGGGTCTATGATGCGAAGCACAAGCGTTACGCCGACCTCGAGCAGATGGCTGCGGAGGCCGCGTCGAGCGACGTGATCTTCTTCGGCGAGCAGCACGACGACGGCAACGCGCACCGCCTGGAGCGGAGCCTGCTGGAAGCGGTCTCGCGCCGCCGCAGCGACGTCATCGTCTCGCTCGAGATGTTCGAGCGCGACGTGCAGGGGCTGCTCGACGACTACCTCGCCGGCAAGATCGACGAGCCGACCTTCCTGAAGACGGCGCGTCCATGGCCGAACTACAACGCCGACTATCGTCCGCTGGTGGAGTTTGCCAAGGCGAAGGGGTGGCGCGTGATCGCGGCGAATGTGCCGCGCCCCATCGCGAGTGCCGTCTCGAAGCAGGGCCTCGCGGCTGCCATCGGCGCGCTGCCCGACTCGAGCCGTCGCTGGGCCGCCGCCGACTTCGGCTGCCCCAAGGACGACTACTTCGAGCGCTTCGGCCAGTCGATGGGCGGCCATGGTCCGAGCACGCCGGAGGGGATGATGCGCTTCTACGAGGCGCAGTGCGTCAAGGACGAGACGATGGCGGAGTCGATCGTCCGCGCGCGCTCGGCCGGCGGCTCGCCGCTGGTGATCCACATGAACGGTGCCTTCCACTCCGACTATCGCGATGGCACCGCCGAGCGCGTGGCGCGTCGCGGCGTGAAGAAGATCACGGTCCTCTCGGCAATCCCGGTGCCGAATCTCGACACCATCGAGCCGAAGGCCGAGCGGAAGAAGGGCGAGTGGCTGTTCTTCACGCTGCGAGTGCCGAAGGAGCCGGCGGCGGCCGCGCCGGCCGCGCCGACGGCGAAGTAG
- a CDS encoding fused MFS/spermidine synthase, with protein MPTPTSIADEGSPRRLLLLLPLFVASGAAALIYEIVWFQLLGLVIGASAVSIAVLLATFMGGMCIGSLFLARRVSSARSPLKVYAALEAGIGVCGVLVLLILPYAGGLYAAVGGSGPFGLLLRALLAALCLLPPTILMGATLPAISREVRATPEGMSYLGILYGGNTLGAVVGCLVAGFVLLRNFDVVTATGVAVCLNLLIAAVAWFMAGSRAATPEVASARATASLPAGSWPVLLTLGLSGLTALGSEVVWTRILSLLLGPTTYTFSLILGGFLAGLGLGSSAGAFLARFIANPRAALGWCQFLLVLALGWAAWSLTAALPYWPINPSLSSAPAYTFQIDIIRALWVVLPGALLWGASFPLGLAALASKDDDPARLVGVAYAANTLGAIIGSLLTSLVLIGTIGTQDTQRVLIGLAALSALLTLALVVGEQGRLTLAPRGLLAAGGAAALGLWVISTVGVIPPLLVGYGRFMAYRMNAHGDFIYVGEGTNSTVAVSQLENGVRNYHNAGKVQASSEPQDMRLQRMLGHFTTLLSPKPSEVLVIGFGAGVTAGAVSIDPMVEHVTIAELEPLVPKVAGEYFRESNHGVAQNPKVTVHIDDGRHFLLTSNTMYDAITADPFDPWTRGAASLSTLEFYQLARKHLKPGGVITVWLPLYENTIASVQSEIATFLEAFPNGVVWGNTNMGQGYDLVLSGTVGDAPIDVEALAARLGRPEYAAVTQSLTEIGFPTLESFLGTFAGRGPELRPWVAGADLNRDRNLRLQYLAGLGLNSYDQNLIYQAILGYRRWPEGFFTGNPVQLAAIMAQLTGVSP; from the coding sequence ATGCCCACCCCCACTTCGATCGCCGACGAGGGGTCCCCAAGACGCCTGCTCCTGCTGCTGCCACTCTTCGTGGCCAGCGGCGCCGCCGCCCTGATCTACGAGATCGTCTGGTTCCAGCTCCTCGGTCTCGTGATCGGTGCCTCCGCCGTCTCGATCGCGGTGCTGCTGGCGACCTTCATGGGCGGGATGTGCATCGGGTCCCTCTTCCTGGCCCGGCGGGTCTCGTCGGCGCGGTCGCCGCTCAAGGTCTACGCGGCGCTCGAGGCCGGGATCGGAGTCTGCGGCGTCCTGGTGCTCTTGATCCTGCCGTATGCCGGCGGGCTCTATGCGGCGGTCGGCGGGTCGGGGCCCTTCGGCCTGCTGCTCCGCGCACTGCTCGCTGCGCTCTGCCTGCTGCCCCCCACGATCCTGATGGGCGCCACCCTGCCGGCGATTTCGCGCGAGGTGCGCGCCACGCCCGAAGGTATGAGCTACCTCGGCATCCTCTACGGTGGCAACACGCTCGGCGCGGTGGTCGGCTGCCTGGTCGCCGGCTTCGTGCTGCTGCGCAACTTCGACGTGGTGACGGCGACCGGCGTGGCCGTGTGCCTCAACCTGCTGATCGCCGCGGTGGCGTGGTTCATGGCGGGATCGCGCGCGGCAACGCCGGAGGTTGCCAGTGCACGCGCCACCGCCTCGCTCCCTGCCGGGAGCTGGCCGGTGTTGCTCACGCTCGGACTTTCGGGCCTCACGGCACTCGGCTCTGAAGTGGTCTGGACCCGCATCCTCTCGCTGCTGCTCGGCCCGACGACGTACACCTTCTCCTTGATTCTCGGTGGCTTCCTCGCCGGGCTCGGGCTCGGTTCATCGGCCGGCGCGTTCCTCGCACGCTTCATCGCCAATCCGCGCGCCGCGCTCGGCTGGTGCCAGTTCCTGCTGGTGCTTGCGCTCGGCTGGGCGGCGTGGTCGCTGACGGCGGCGCTGCCGTACTGGCCGATCAATCCGTCGCTCTCGTCGGCGCCGGCCTACACCTTCCAGATCGACATCATTCGGGCGCTCTGGGTGGTGCTCCCCGGCGCACTGCTCTGGGGCGCGTCGTTCCCGCTCGGCCTCGCTGCCCTCGCCTCGAAGGACGACGACCCGGCGCGCCTGGTCGGCGTGGCCTACGCCGCGAACACGCTGGGCGCCATCATCGGGTCACTGCTGACGTCGCTGGTGTTGATCGGAACCATCGGCACGCAGGACACGCAGCGGGTGTTGATCGGATTGGCCGCGCTTTCGGCGCTGCTGACACTGGCGCTCGTCGTCGGCGAGCAGGGACGACTCACGCTCGCACCGCGCGGCCTCCTCGCCGCTGGTGGTGCGGCAGCGCTGGGGCTCTGGGTGATCTCGACCGTCGGCGTGATTCCACCGCTGCTCGTGGGGTACGGCCGTTTCATGGCCTATCGGATGAATGCGCACGGCGACTTCATCTATGTCGGTGAAGGGACCAACTCGACGGTCGCGGTGTCGCAGCTCGAGAACGGCGTCCGCAACTATCACAACGCCGGCAAAGTGCAGGCGTCGAGCGAGCCGCAGGACATGCGGCTGCAGCGGATGCTCGGGCACTTCACCACGCTGCTCTCGCCGAAGCCGAGCGAGGTGCTGGTGATCGGTTTCGGGGCGGGGGTGACGGCGGGGGCAGTGAGCATCGACCCGATGGTGGAGCACGTCACGATCGCAGAGCTCGAGCCGCTGGTGCCGAAGGTGGCGGGGGAGTATTTCCGCGAATCGAATCACGGCGTGGCTCAGAATCCGAAGGTGACGGTTCACATCGATGATGGTCGCCACTTCCTGCTCACCAGCAACACGATGTACGACGCGATCACCGCCGACCCGTTCGATCCGTGGACGCGTGGTGCGGCGTCGCTCTCGACGCTCGAGTTCTACCAGTTGGCGCGGAAGCACCTCAAGCCCGGTGGCGTGATCACCGTCTGGCTGCCACTCTACGAGAACACGATTGCGTCGGTGCAGAGCGAGATCGCGACCTTCCTCGAGGCGTTTCCGAACGGCGTCGTGTGGGGCAACACCAACATGGGGCAGGGCTACGACCTGGTCCTCTCCGGGACGGTGGGCGATGCGCCGATCGATGTCGAGGCGCTGGCGGCTCGGCTCGGTCGGCCAGAGTACGCCGCGGTGACCCAATCGCTCACCGAGATCGGCTTCCCCACGCTGGAGTCGTTCCTGGGGACCTTCGCCGGTCGAGGACCGGAGTTGAGGCCCTGGGTGGCGGGCGCGGACCTGAACCGGGACCGAAACCTGCGGCTGCAGTATCTGGCCGGGCTCGGGCTCAACAGTTACGACCAGAATCTCATTTACCAGGCGATCCTCGGGTATCGTCGGTGGCCGGAGGGCTTCTTTACCGGCAACCCGGTCCAATTGGCGGCCATCATGGCCCAGTTGACCGGGGTTTCTCCGTGA
- a CDS encoding carbonic anhydrase (macrophage inducible 5; Mig-5) yields MRTLTRELRDALTPLTALDVLRKGNERFVNNLKANRNLLQQVNETSDGQHPMAIVLSCIDSRTSAELIFDQGLGDIFSCRIAGNILNDDILGSMEFACKVAGAKAVVVLGHSRCGAIKGACDGVRLGNLTTLLQKVEDAIAMETETLDNRTSANAAFVERVAELNVMLVKEQIMERSPLLAEMVRNSEIALVGGMYDVESGAVEFYDSRMLLGAA; encoded by the coding sequence ATGCGTACCCTGACCCGCGAACTGCGCGACGCCCTGACCCCGCTCACGGCCCTCGATGTCCTCCGCAAGGGCAACGAGCGCTTCGTCAACAACCTGAAGGCCAATCGCAACCTGCTGCAGCAGGTCAACGAGACGAGTGACGGCCAGCACCCGATGGCGATCGTGCTCAGCTGCATCGACTCGCGCACCTCGGCCGAGCTGATCTTCGACCAGGGACTCGGCGACATTTTCTCCTGCCGGATCGCCGGGAACATTCTCAACGACGACATCCTCGGCAGCATGGAGTTCGCCTGCAAGGTCGCGGGCGCCAAGGCCGTCGTGGTCCTCGGCCACAGCCGTTGCGGCGCGATCAAGGGTGCCTGCGACGGCGTCCGACTCGGCAACCTCACGACCCTGCTGCAGAAGGTCGAGGACGCCATCGCGATGGAGACGGAGACGCTCGACAATCGCACCTCTGCCAACGCCGCCTTCGTGGAGCGGGTGGCCGAGCTCAACGTGATGCTGGTCAAGGAGCAGATCATGGAGCGCAGCCCGTTGCTCGCCGAGATGGTCCGCAACAGCGAGATCGCCCTCGTTGGCGGGATGTACGACGTCGAGTCGGGCGCCGTGGAGTTCTACGACTCGCGCATGCTCCTCGGGGCGGCGTGA
- a CDS encoding TetR/AcrR family transcriptional regulator, with the protein MSSDLGESIVEHGILMLDAIGYEAFTFRKLAERIGTTEASVYRYFKSKHRLLLYLTAWYWSWMEYRLELATTNVDRPEERLRLALRELTQRIRQDYSTPRIDEEALYRVVVAESSKAYLHADVDADNREGMFRSYKRLCRTVADLILEVNPAYRYPVALVSTVVESSHMQKYFAEHLPSLTEVTRGDADESTTAFLTDLVFTAIATPP; encoded by the coding sequence ATGTCGAGCGACCTGGGGGAGAGCATCGTCGAGCACGGCATCCTGATGCTCGACGCGATCGGCTACGAGGCGTTCACCTTCCGCAAGCTCGCCGAGCGCATTGGCACGACCGAGGCCTCGGTCTACCGCTACTTCAAGAGCAAGCACCGGCTGCTGCTCTATCTCACGGCCTGGTACTGGAGCTGGATGGAGTACCGGCTGGAGCTCGCCACGACGAACGTCGATCGCCCCGAGGAGCGGCTCCGCCTCGCACTGCGCGAGCTGACCCAGCGGATCCGTCAGGACTACTCCACCCCGCGCATCGACGAGGAGGCCCTGTACCGCGTGGTGGTGGCGGAGTCATCAAAGGCGTATCTGCATGCGGACGTGGACGCCGACAATCGGGAGGGGATGTTCCGGAGCTACAAGCGGCTCTGCCGCACGGTGGCCGACCTGATTCTCGAGGTCAATCCGGCGTACCGGTATCCGGTGGCCCTGGTGTCCACCGTCGTGGAGAGCTCGCACATGCAGAAGTACTTCGCCGAGCACCTGCCGTCGCTGACCGAGGTTACCCGCGGCGATGCCGACGAATCCACCACCGCCTTTCTGACCGACCTGGTCTTCACCGCGATCGCGACGCCACCGTAG
- a CDS encoding ribonuclease HII, translating to MPITAPLDHEHLAWATDHLLIGVDEVGRGPLAGPVVAGACCFAVGHAGISGVRDSKAVKKAAERESLALSIRREAQGWGLGAASVAEIERLNIRVATALAMRRALAQCRRMLDANAHVLVLVDGMPVPELGTPHRALVKGDANCHAIAAAALLAKVARDRLMRSLGARRPGYGWESNMGYGSAGHMSALRTQGMTPHHRKLFCRGILEQGEMFG from the coding sequence ATGCCCATCACCGCCCCCCTCGATCACGAACATCTGGCCTGGGCCACCGACCACCTCCTCATCGGCGTCGACGAGGTAGGGCGGGGACCGCTGGCCGGGCCGGTCGTGGCGGGGGCGTGTTGCTTTGCGGTCGGCCACGCCGGGATCAGCGGCGTGCGCGACTCGAAGGCGGTGAAGAAGGCGGCGGAGCGGGAGTCCTTGGCGCTGAGTATTCGCAGGGAGGCGCAGGGGTGGGGATTGGGAGCGGCGAGTGTGGCTGAAATCGAGCGGCTCAATATCCGGGTGGCGACGGCGCTGGCGATGCGGCGTGCGCTGGCGCAGTGTCGACGGATGCTCGATGCGAATGCGCACGTGCTCGTGTTGGTCGATGGCATGCCGGTGCCCGAGCTCGGCACGCCGCACCGCGCGCTCGTGAAGGGCGATGCCAACTGCCACGCAATCGCCGCGGCCGCGCTGCTCGCGAAGGTCGCGCGCGACCGCCTGATGCGCTCACTGGGTGCGCGCCGCCCCGGCTATGGCTGGGAGAGCAACATGGGGTACGGCTCGGCCGGCCACATGAGCGCGCTCCGCACGCAGGGGATGACACCGCACCATCGGAAGTTGTTCTGCCGAGGGATCTTGGAGCAGGGGGAGATGTTCGGGTAG
- a CDS encoding winged helix-turn-helix transcriptional regulator, with the protein MTTLAPQAALARMFHALSDETRLGILEALRGGERCVCELTGTLDAAQSRLSFHLKTLKDAGMVTDRREGRWVYYTLAPDALEMVQAALVELATPTSPRRKEWWACCK; encoded by the coding sequence ATGACCACTCTGGCCCCCCAAGCCGCCCTCGCCCGCATGTTCCACGCGCTCTCCGATGAGACCCGCTTGGGCATCCTCGAGGCGCTGCGTGGCGGCGAGCGTTGCGTCTGCGAACTGACCGGCACGCTGGACGCCGCGCAGTCGCGGCTCTCGTTCCACCTGAAGACCCTGAAGGACGCCGGGATGGTGACCGACCGGCGCGAGGGGCGCTGGGTCTATTACACCCTGGCCCCCGATGCCCTCGAGATGGTCCAGGCCGCCCTGGTCGAGCTGGCCACTCCGACCTCGCCGCGCCGCAAGGAGTGGTGGGCCTGCTGCAAGTAA
- a CDS encoding arsenite methyltransferase, with product MTPEPNATELRNTVREKYGAAARRVLEVAEPASCCGPTSSCCGASAFDGTVDPITSNLYLTGQTDVLPDAAVLASLGCGNPTALAELHPGETVLDLGSGGGIDVLLSARRVGPTGKAYGLDMTDDMLALARKNAAEANATNVEFLKGEIEHIPLPDNSVDVIISNCVINLSGDKRAVLAEAFRVLKPGGRFAVSDVIVRGDVPPAVRRSMELWVGCVAGALEEQEFLNLLTEVGFEAPSIEPTRIYLAEDAATFLTGAGLDAANVAEIDGKFMAGFVRATKPKAAACCAPGCCS from the coding sequence ATGACCCCGGAACCGAACGCCACCGAACTGCGCAACACCGTCCGCGAGAAGTACGGCGCCGCCGCGCGCCGCGTCCTCGAGGTCGCCGAGCCGGCCTCCTGCTGCGGACCGACGTCGTCCTGCTGCGGCGCAAGCGCCTTCGACGGCACCGTCGACCCGATCACCTCGAACCTCTACCTCACCGGTCAGACCGACGTCCTCCCCGACGCCGCCGTCCTCGCCTCCCTCGGCTGCGGCAACCCAACCGCGCTGGCCGAACTGCACCCCGGCGAGACGGTCCTCGACCTCGGCTCCGGTGGCGGCATCGACGTCCTCCTCTCGGCGCGGCGCGTGGGGCCCACCGGCAAGGCGTACGGCCTCGACATGACCGACGACATGCTCGCCCTCGCCCGGAAGAACGCCGCCGAAGCCAATGCGACCAACGTCGAGTTTCTCAAGGGCGAGATCGAGCACATTCCGCTCCCCGACAACTCCGTCGACGTGATCATCTCCAACTGCGTGATCAACCTCTCGGGCGACAAGCGCGCCGTCCTGGCCGAGGCATTCCGCGTCCTCAAGCCGGGCGGGCGCTTCGCGGTCAGCGACGTGATCGTGCGCGGCGACGTGCCGCCGGCGGTGCGGCGCAGCATGGAGCTCTGGGTCGGCTGCGTGGCGGGCGCGCTCGAGGAGCAGGAATTCCTGAACCTGCTCACCGAGGTCGGCTTCGAGGCGCCGTCGATCGAGCCGACGCGGATCTACCTGGCCGAGGACGCCGCGACCTTCCTCACCGGCGCGGGACTCGACGCGGCCAACGTCGCCGAGATCGACGGGAAGTTCATGGCAGGGTTCGTCCGCGCCACGAAGCCGAAGGCTGCGGCCTGCTGCGCGCCGGGCTGCTGTTCGTGA
- the arsB gene encoding ACR3 family arsenite efflux transporter has translation MTSTADAIDAPILKRLSTLDRFLPVWIVAAMAAGLLLGRLFPDLGVVLDRIKIQGVSVPIALGLLWMMYPVLAKVRYETIGQHTRDRRLIGTSLVLNWVVGPLLMLALAWIFLPDLPHYRNGLVLIGLARCIAMVLIWNSLACGSGELAAVLVALNSVFQIVTYSVLGWLYLTVVPGWFGADTAVLDVSMAQIAMSVLVFLGVPLVAGYLTRRTLVARRGAVWYESVFLPRIGPTALLGLLYTIVLMFAMQGNRLIEAPFDVVRIALPMLIYFAVMFGFAFWASWKMGFSYETTSAISFTAAGNNFELAIAVAVATFGIGSGEALAAVVGPLIEVPALVGLVYVALWARRRYFPAEGITA, from the coding sequence GTGACCAGCACCGCCGACGCCATCGATGCGCCGATCCTCAAGCGTCTCTCGACGCTGGACCGCTTCCTCCCGGTCTGGATCGTCGCCGCGATGGCGGCCGGGCTGTTGCTGGGGCGGCTCTTTCCCGACCTCGGCGTGGTGCTCGACCGCATCAAGATCCAGGGCGTCTCGGTGCCGATTGCGCTTGGGTTGCTCTGGATGATGTACCCCGTGCTCGCCAAGGTCCGCTACGAGACCATCGGCCAGCACACCCGCGACCGACGGCTCATCGGCACGTCGCTCGTGCTCAACTGGGTCGTCGGTCCGTTGCTGATGCTCGCGCTGGCCTGGATCTTCCTCCCCGACTTGCCCCACTACCGCAACGGCCTCGTGCTGATCGGGTTGGCACGCTGCATCGCCATGGTGCTGATCTGGAACTCACTGGCGTGCGGATCGGGCGAACTGGCCGCCGTGCTGGTGGCGCTCAATTCGGTCTTCCAGATCGTCACCTACTCCGTCCTCGGCTGGCTCTACCTCACGGTGGTGCCCGGATGGTTCGGCGCCGATACCGCGGTGCTCGACGTGTCGATGGCGCAGATCGCCATGAGCGTCCTGGTCTTCCTCGGTGTGCCGCTCGTCGCCGGCTACCTCACGCGGAGGACGCTGGTGGCACGCCGCGGCGCGGTCTGGTATGAGTCGGTGTTCCTGCCGAGGATCGGCCCCACCGCCCTGCTCGGTCTGCTCTACACCATCGTGCTGATGTTCGCGATGCAGGGGAATCGCCTGATTGAGGCGCCGTTCGACGTCGTGCGGATCGCGCTGCCGATGCTGATCTACTTTGCGGTGATGTTCGGCTTCGCGTTCTGGGCGTCGTGGAAGATGGGCTTCAGTTACGAGACGACATCCGCGATCTCCTTCACGGCGGCAGGCAATAACTTCGAACTGGCGATCGCCGTCGCCGTTGCCACCTTCGGCATCGGCTCGGGCGAGGCCCTCGCCGCCGTCGTCGGGCCACTGATCGAAGTCCCCGCGCTGGTCGGCCTGGTGTACGTGGCCCTCTGGGCGCGTCGACGCTACTTCCCTGCCGAGGGTATCACCGCATGA
- a CDS encoding arsenate reductase ArsC, giving the protein MTVSRFKILVLCTGNSARSQIAEALLATRGAGRVVAASAGSHPAPRVNPYAVETLAAHGIEWNDRVPKRLDEVEGVAYDLVITVCDNAAEACPFFPGAAAQVHWGLPDPADETERSAALRAFEDTYQALDARITRLLALPIEAMGAEELTRAATRIHRE; this is encoded by the coding sequence ATGACCGTGTCCCGATTCAAGATCCTCGTCCTCTGCACCGGCAACAGCGCGCGCAGCCAGATCGCGGAGGCACTCTTGGCCACGCGCGGGGCCGGCCGCGTGGTTGCGGCGAGCGCCGGATCGCACCCTGCACCGCGCGTGAACCCCTACGCGGTGGAGACGCTCGCGGCGCATGGGATCGAGTGGAATGACCGCGTGCCGAAACGGCTCGACGAGGTCGAGGGTGTGGCCTACGACCTGGTAATCACCGTCTGCGACAATGCCGCCGAGGCGTGTCCCTTCTTTCCGGGGGCGGCGGCGCAGGTGCATTGGGGATTGCCCGACCCCGCCGACGAGACCGAGCGAAGCGCCGCGCTGCGCGCCTTCGAGGACACGTACCAGGCGCTCGACGCACGGATCACGCGGTTGCTGGCGCTGCCGATCGAGGCGATGGGGGCGGAGGAGCTCACCCGGGCAGCCACACGCATCCACCGGGAGTGA
- a CDS encoding M56 family metallopeptidase has translation MSMLDFGLGVLKLTTLLLFVSAVAHLLRHRSAAVRHLIWMTGLVGAVALPVLTAVLPTWELVVGVPARAASAPWSAGSFLVGPAGTASSVSGGSLVIIWGIGAALMLLWMLGGEFRLRARLRISTHRLSPEWRVAIEAAGSLPSGPFAVRFVECAWLDAPCTWGVLRPLILLPTDADHWSPAQRRYAVLHELAHVARGDLAANLLARLACVVHWYHPMVWSMAGAARLAREEACDNAVLGQDVVASDYAALLLSLGVGRDSVTATLAPALGLAHHSTLGIRLCALLDETRDRSLPRRGKIGLTAALGSVMLAGIAMAAPAQQRAVGRTVGTGQQGGMAQIAARVCADRRPGRGPQIFSVVVRDSTRTPSQYTMTVNCSRAPSK, from the coding sequence ATGTCGATGCTGGACTTTGGCCTCGGCGTGCTCAAGCTCACCACGCTGCTGCTCTTCGTCTCGGCCGTCGCGCACCTGTTGCGGCACCGCTCCGCCGCAGTGCGTCATCTCATCTGGATGACCGGGCTTGTCGGAGCGGTTGCCTTGCCGGTGCTGACCGCCGTGCTGCCCACGTGGGAGCTCGTGGTCGGCGTGCCGGCGCGTGCCGCGTCCGCGCCGTGGTCGGCAGGGTCATTCCTCGTCGGACCGGCCGGCACGGCCTCCTCGGTGTCCGGGGGCAGTCTGGTGATCATCTGGGGCATCGGTGCAGCGCTGATGTTGCTCTGGATGCTGGGCGGCGAATTCCGGCTTCGGGCGAGACTGCGCATCAGCACGCATCGGCTCTCGCCGGAATGGCGTGTCGCGATCGAAGCGGCGGGATCGCTGCCATCGGGTCCCTTCGCGGTCCGCTTCGTGGAGTGCGCGTGGCTCGACGCGCCGTGCACGTGGGGAGTGCTTCGCCCACTCATCCTGCTGCCGACGGATGCGGACCACTGGTCTCCAGCGCAGCGACGGTATGCAGTGCTGCACGAACTCGCGCACGTCGCCCGCGGCGATCTCGCGGCGAACCTGCTGGCGCGGCTCGCCTGCGTGGTGCACTGGTACCATCCGATGGTCTGGTCGATGGCGGGCGCGGCGCGGTTGGCGCGGGAGGAAGCCTGCGACAATGCGGTGCTCGGGCAGGACGTCGTGGCGTCCGACTATGCCGCCCTGCTCCTCTCCCTGGGCGTCGGTCGGGATTCCGTCACGGCAACGCTGGCCCCGGCCCTTGGGCTGGCACACCACTCGACGCTCGGGATCCGCCTCTGCGCCCTCCTGGACGAGACGCGTGATCGCTCGCTTCCACGTCGAGGGAAGATCGGCCTGACCGCCGCGCTCGGTTCAGTGATGCTGGCGGGCATCGCGATGGCGGCGCCAGCGCAGCAGCGAGCGGTCGGTCGGACGGTCGGCACGGGTCAGCAGGGTGGGATGGCACAGATCGCAGCGCGTGTTTGCGCGGACCGCCGGCCCGGGCGTGGGCCGCAGATCTTCAGCGTTGTGGTCCGCGACTCCACTCGGACGCCGAGCCAATACACGATGACCGTGAACTGCAGTCGGGCGCCGTCGAAATAG
- a CDS encoding BlaI/MecI/CopY family transcriptional regulator, translating to MSRSALPQLSRRERQIMDVIFGLGRATAREVHEGIADAPSYSAVRALLRVLETKGHLTHVEDGPRYLFIPTMSRAKARTLALRQLVDTFWEGSASRTVAALIDSRDHPISQVELDELAALIASARAKGR from the coding sequence ATGTCCCGTTCTGCCTTGCCACAACTCAGTCGACGTGAACGCCAGATCATGGACGTCATTTTCGGGCTCGGCCGCGCGACGGCGCGCGAGGTGCACGAGGGGATCGCCGATGCACCGAGCTATTCCGCCGTTCGCGCGCTGTTGCGCGTGCTTGAAACGAAAGGCCACCTGACGCACGTCGAGGATGGCCCGCGGTATCTCTTCATTCCGACGATGTCACGGGCCAAGGCGCGCACCCTGGCGCTGAGGCAGTTGGTGGACACCTTCTGGGAAGGGAGTGCATCGCGAACGGTGGCCGCGCTGATCGATTCGCGCGACCACCCGATCTCGCAAGTCGAACTCGACGAACTGGCCGCGCTGATCGCCTCGGCGCGGGCCAAGGGGAGGTAG
- the rplS gene encoding 50S ribosomal protein L19, producing the protein MGMEILDQISREGLRTDLPKFDAGDTVKVMVRVREGEKERLQAFEGVCIAKKGGGINETFTVRKISAGVGVERVFPLHSPMFATLEVVRRGRVRRAKLYYLRALSGKAARIKEKRDR; encoded by the coding sequence ATGGGAATGGAAATTCTCGACCAGATTTCGCGCGAAGGGCTGCGCACCGACCTCCCGAAGTTCGACGCCGGTGACACCGTCAAGGTGATGGTCCGCGTCCGTGAAGGCGAGAAGGAGCGCCTCCAGGCGTTCGAGGGCGTCTGCATCGCCAAGAAGGGCGGCGGGATCAACGAGACCTTCACGGTCCGGAAGATCTCGGCCGGCGTCGGCGTCGAGCGCGTCTTCCCGCTCCACTCCCCGATGTTCGCGACGCTCGAGGTGGTCCGCCGTGGCCGCGTCCGCCGCGCCAAGCTGTACTACCTGCGCGCGCTGTCGGGCAAGGCGGCCCGGATCAAGGAAAAGCGGGATCGGTAG